ACGTCACAGGCTGCCATCATTCCTGCGCGCAGCATTACATCAGCGATATCGGCTTGATCGCGGCGAAAGTGGATGTCGGCGAGGATGTCGATCCGGTCGAAGGCTATCATCTGTTCACCGGCGGCGGCTTTGGACCGGATGCCGATGTCGGGCAGGAGGTCTATCACGACCTCAAGGCGGAAGACGCGCCGCAGACGGTCGAGCGATTGTTGAAAGCCTATCTCGCGCATCGCGTTTCGACCGAAGAAACCTTCCTGACATTTGCGCGCCGCCATGACGGCGAGACGCTGCGCAAGCTCGCCGACGCCCAAGTCGCTGAAGTTCAGGTGTCCTCATGAACCAGATTACGCCCCCGTCAAAGATCGAGATCATCCCGTCCAGCGCGCCATTCTCTGAAGCGCAACGCTCGTGGCTGAACGGGTTCTTCGCCGGACTTCTGTCGGATGCGACGCCGCTGTCGGCGGAGCAGGGCGCGGCCGTCATGCAAGGCGCGGCCGGCGATGACGGCGAGGCGCCGTGGCACGACCAGACCATGCCGATGGCCGATCGCATGAAACTTGCAGAAGGCCGGCCGCTGCGGCGGCGCATGATGGCGGCGATGGCGCAGCAGGATTGCGGCCAATGCGGCTACGACTGTCATAACTATTCGGAAGCGATCGCGAGCAAGAGCGAAGCGCGCCTCAATCTCTGCGTCCCCGGCGGCAAGGAAACCGCGCGGATGCTGAAGTCGCTCTATGAGGATATCGACAAGGTGCCGGCCGTGACCTCATCGGCGGCCGCGGCCGCGCCGGCTGTGCCTGTGGTGGTAGCGGAGCCGGGTCGATCGCGCGACAACCCGATCGCAGCGACCTTTCTGTCACGCCGCCTCCTCAACAAGAAGGGTTCGGAAAAGGAAACCTGGCACATCGAGTTCGACCTGTCCGGTTGCGGGCTTGATTATGTCGTCGGCGATTCCTTCGGCATTTTCGCGCGTAACGATGTCGGGCTGGTCGACCAGATCATCGCACTGCTCGGCGCCTCCCCCACCACCAAGGTCAACGGCAAGACGCTGCGCGAGGTCCTGATCGACGATGTCTCGCTGGCGCCGGCGCCGGATTCGCTGTTCGAGCTGATCTCCTTCATCACCGGCGGCGCCACCCGCGAAAAGGCGAGGGCGCTGGCGCAGGGTGAGGATCCGGATGGCGATGCGGCAACGCTCGACGTGATGGCGGTGCTGCAGAAGTTTTCCGGCGTGCGCCCGCACCCCGAGGCCTTTGTCGAGGCGCTCGAACCGCTACAGCCGCGGCTCTATTCGATCTCGTCCTCGCACAACGCGACACCCGGAAAATTGTCGCTGACGGTCGACTGCGTGCGCTACGTGATCAACAAGCGCAGACGCCTGGGGTTGGCTTCGACCTTCCTCGCCGAGCGCATCAATCCCGGCGATGAGCTGAAGGTCTATGTGCAGAAGGCGCACGGCTTTGCATTGCCGCAGGATCCCAAAACCCCGATCATCATGATCGGGCCCGGCACCGGCGTGGCGCCGTTCCGCGCCTTCCTGCTCGATCGCCGCGCCACCGGCGCGCCGGGCAAGAACTGGCTGTTTTTCGGCCATCAGCGCAGCGACTGCGATTTCTTCTATGCCGACGAACTCAATGCCTTGAAGACGTCGGGCCTGCTGACGCGGTTGTCGCTGGCGTGGTCGCGTGATGGCGACAAGAAGTTCTACGTGCAGGATCGCATGCGCGAGGTCGGCCGCGAATTGTGGACCTGGCTTGCCGAGGGCGCCAGCATCTACATCTGCGGCGACGCCAAGCGGATGGCCAAGGATGTCGAGCGCGCCCTGGTCGATATCGTTGCCCAGTTCGGCGCCCGAACCACCGACGAGGCCGTCAATTTTGTCGGTGAACTCAAGAAGAAGGGCCGATTCCAGCAGGACGTTTACTAATTCCGGGTTCCAACCAGCTCAAATCGACCCGAATAAAATTCTTGGTCTGGTCAGGAGAAGGGGAATTTTCCTCTCGAAACCGTGTGCGCCGGAGCGCCCATATCACTATTTCGGCGGATATCTTGAATCCGGACGCAAACGATATTCCATATGCAGCCCATGCCGCGTTGGAGATCGATCATGCGCGAACTATCGGCGGAAGCCCGCCTGCACCTATACGCACGCTCGGTGTCCCGCCGTTCCGGGACCGGCCTGCATACCGCTGCGCTCTACAGTGCGTTTGCGCTCATTGCCGCCATCGTGTTCGGCACACTCTCGGTTCACCCGTTCTGAAATTTTACCTCGGACGAGCAGGCCCGGCTTAACGGGCCCTCACTTGGTCAGAGTGTTCTTGTAGATCTTGCCGTCCTTCATGATGACCTTGAAGTTGTTGGCGGGGTCGGCAATCAGGTTGATGTTGTCCAACGGATTTCCGTCGACAAGCAGCAAATCCGCAAGCGCCCCTTGTTCCACGACGCCGAGCTTGCCCGGATAGGGATTGCGCTTTCCGGACAGCGCCAGCAGTTCGGCGTTGGTGGATGTCGCCATGGCCAGCGCTTCGGCGGGGGTGTACCAGCGGACAAGCGAGGCCAGAATTGCCCCTTGTTGCTGCGCCAGCGCGCGGGAGAACAGCACATCGGTGCCCCACGCCGTCTTGATCTTGTACTTCTTCGCCAGTTCGTAGGTCCTGGCGATGCCGGGCCAGACCTCATCCGCCTTGGCTCGCTGGACGGAGCCCACCGGAAAGCCCAGCCTCAAGTCCTCGGGGAGCGGCTGCAGGCTCAGCCAAACACCTTTCTCGGCGATCAGTTTGGCGGTGGCTTCATCCATCAGGAAGCCGTGCTCGATACACTTCACGCCGGCTGCAATGGCTCCCCGGATCGCAGCCGAGGTAAAGGCATGTGCGGCGACGTACGTGCCCCAATTCTCGGCCGCTTCTACCGCGGCGCGCAGTTCGGGCTCGGTGAAGGTGGTCACGTCGATCGGACTGAAGGGTGACGACACTCCGCCGCCCGCCGTCAGCTTGACTTGGGAGGCGCCCTGCATGAGCTGTTCGCGCGTACGCACGCGCACCTCGTCGGGACTGTCCGCAACTATGGAGCCACCGACCTGCTCCATGCGGGTGAGCATGCCGCCGATCGTGCGCGGCAAGTCGGTTAACTGACGGAAGTCTCCGTGCCCGCTGGTGATCGTGATTATGGCGCCGGACGGATAGATGCGCGGGCCCTTGACGATGCCCTCATCGATGGCGTGCTTGAGACCGAACACCGGCCCACCGACGTCGCGAACAGTGGTGAATCCGCGCATCAGGGTGTCCGTCGCTTCGTCGCCTGCCATGAGATTGTTGTAACCGACATCACCGAACGCCTGCGCCGGCGTCGCCCGCGCCAGCATTGCGTGCCAATGATTGTCGATCAGGCCGGGCATCAGGGTGCGGCCGCCTCCATCGACGATCGTGGTGGTCGCGCTTCGATCGACCGAAATCGGCGTCCGGGAAATTGTTTCGATCAGGTTGCCTCGAACCAACACATTGGTTGGTTCCGACAACGATGTGCCCTTGCCGTCGAATACCCTGACATTGTTGAACAGCGTTACCGCGCCGCTGGCTTGCTGGGCTTGCGCTGCACTTGCTGAAAAAATCAGTGCACAGACTGCTGTCGCCGATATCAATCCGCGAAGATGCATGGAGACCATTTTAACCCTCCAAGGAAGCCGGCTAGTCCAAGGGAGCAGATAATGATATCTTCCCCCTTTGGTTGCGCCAACAAGTTATTGAAGGGCTTAAGGCGCCGAAGCGGAAGTCCGGCCGGGCTTTTGGACTTGCGTATTCATGCCGGCTTCACTTTGAACGGCGCGACGTCGATCCCGGCATTCTTCAACGCCTGCCTGACCCCACGTCCGATCTCGACTGCACCCGGCGTATCGCCGTGAATGCAAACGGTATCGGTGCGCATCTTGATCACCTTGCCGGTGACCGACACCACCGCGCCGTCCTGCACCATCCGCACCACGCGGTCGGCGATTTCTTTCGCATCGTGCAGCACCGCGCCGGGCTTCTTGCGCGACACCAGCGAGCCATTGTCTTCGTAGGCGCGGTCGGCAAACACCTCGTGCACCATCGGCAGGTCGGCGGCTTCGCCGGCCTGTACCAGCTTTGAATTGGCGAGCACCACGAAGATCAGGTTGGGATCGACGGCCTTGATGCCGTTCGCGATGGCCTTCGCGGTCATGTCGTCCTCACAGGCGACGTTGGAGATGGCGCCATGCGCCTTGACATGTGTGACTTTGTAACCCGCCGCGGTAGCGATCGCCTGCAGGGCGCCGATCTGGTAGGCGATCAGGTTCTCGATCTCCGATGATTTCAGGCCCGGCATCGGCCGCCGTCCAAAACCGTGCAGGTCGCGATAGCCGGGATGCGCGCCGACGCTGACGCCGCGCGCCTTCGCAAGCTCAACGGTATGGCGCATGATGTCGGCGTCGCCGGCGTGAAAGCCGCAGGCGACGTTCACCGACGTCGCCAGTTCGATCATCGCGGCGTCATTGCCCATTTCCCACGCGCCAAATCCTTCGCCGAGATCGCAATTGAGGTCGATGGTTGTCATGTTGCTGGTCCGCTTCTGGTGAGTGGATTGGTTGATCAGTCCGGGCCTGCTATGTCGGCCAGAGTGACTGCGTGCCAGGTTCCGGCATCGACGGCGCTGACGGCGTGGCCCGCGACATTGGCATCGTGCAGCGCATCGATGTTGAGATCAACGTTTTCGATCGATCGCAGCCGCTCGGGCAGGGTGCGGAGCAACTCGGCAAATTTGCGTGCTTCCACCTGCGCTTCCGCCATACTGACGGCCCGAAAGCGAAACGCGCGCCCGGCGGGGATTTGCGCGAACCGTCCGAAGTCGGCCGAAATCACGGTCGCGATCTTGGGATAGCCGCCGCTGGTGCCGCGGTCAGGCATCAGCACGATCGGCTGGCCATTGCCGGGCACCTGCAGGCTGCCATTCACCGCGCCGTCGGAAACGATGTTGTGGCCGTGGAGATGCCTCAGCACCGGGCCTTCGAGCCGGTAGCCCATGCGGTCGCTGGTCGCGGAGATCTTCCATTCGCTGTCGACAAACAGCTTCTTGGTCTCATCTGCGAATTCGTCATCCTGCGGACCCCAGACGACGCGGATCGGCGCATCGGTCACAGCCGGCAGCTCGATCCGCTGCTCCGGCGCGCCGCTTGCCGCCTTCGTCTGTAGTTCGTCGCCGGCCTGCAGCGGGCGCGGATAGGGGCTGCCGAGGCCGGCGCGAGCGTTGACGGCGAGGCTGCCGAACATCGGCTCGCCGGCGATGCCGCCTTCGATCGCGAGATAGCTGAACGAGCCGCCGCGGGCAAAGCCGAGCGTCAGGGTCTCGCCGTCGGCAAGCGTTGCGGAAGTATCCGACGCCACGGAGCGGCCGGCGATATCCGCGTTGCGCGGGGCTCCCGCCAGCGCGATGCGCACCGCGCCGCCGCGTGCGGTGAATTTTGCCCCGAACGGACCGACCTCGACGGCGGCCGCGAACGGCTCATTGCCGGCCAGCGCATTCGCGGCCGCCAGCGCCAGCCGATCCATCGCGCCGCTTGGCACGAGGCCGTAACGCTGGGCGCCGGGACGTCCGCCGTCCTGGATCGAGCTTGCCGGGCCGATCGATGCAATGACGAGCTTGCTCATGAGGCGATCCGCTCGGCAATGAATTCGCCGGCTTCGGCGGCGCGGTCCTGCTCCGCGAAGGTTTTGGCATCAACTGACACAAAGGTGACGTTGTCGCCTGGCTCCAGCAGGAAGATCGGATTGCGATGAAGCTGGTAGGTGCGGACCGCGGTCTGTCCCAGGAGATGCCAGCCGCTCGGGCCGGCGAGGCATTGCACGCCGGTCTGTACGCCACCGATCGAGATGGTTCCGGCCGGCGTCAGCAAGCGCGGGTTCTGCCGCCGTGGCATGTGCAGGGAATCCGCAAGCCCGCTGAGATAGGACCAGCCGGGCGTAAAGCCGATCATGGCGACCCGGTAGTCGCCGGCGACGTGCCGCGCCACGATCTCGTCGGGCGTGGTGTTGAGGGTTTTTGCGACGTCCTCGAGATCGATGCCATGCTCGCCGCCATAAACCACCGGAATGCGCCAGCGCCGGGTGGCCGTCGCCGCCGGGGCGGGACGTTGCGCCAGCGTGAGAATTTTCTCACCGAGCTTTTCGAAATCGATCAGTACGGGATCGTAATGCACCAGCAGCGAGCGATAGGTCGGCACCGTCTCGGTGACGCCCGTAACCGGCTCAGCAGCCATCGCGCGG
This portion of the Bradyrhizobium sp. AZCC 2262 genome encodes:
- a CDS encoding sulfite reductase subunit alpha codes for the protein MNQITPPSKIEIIPSSAPFSEAQRSWLNGFFAGLLSDATPLSAEQGAAVMQGAAGDDGEAPWHDQTMPMADRMKLAEGRPLRRRMMAAMAQQDCGQCGYDCHNYSEAIASKSEARLNLCVPGGKETARMLKSLYEDIDKVPAVTSSAAAAAPAVPVVVAEPGRSRDNPIAATFLSRRLLNKKGSEKETWHIEFDLSGCGLDYVVGDSFGIFARNDVGLVDQIIALLGASPTTKVNGKTLREVLIDDVSLAPAPDSLFELISFITGGATREKARALAQGEDPDGDAATLDVMAVLQKFSGVRPHPEAFVEALEPLQPRLYSISSSHNATPGKLSLTVDCVRYVINKRRRLGLASTFLAERINPGDELKVYVQKAHGFALPQDPKTPIIMIGPGTGVAPFRAFLLDRRATGAPGKNWLFFGHQRSDCDFFYADELNALKTSGLLTRLSLAWSRDGDKKFYVQDRMREVGRELWTWLAEGASIYICGDAKRMAKDVERALVDIVAQFGARTTDEAVNFVGELKKKGRFQQDVY
- a CDS encoding metal-dependent hydrolase family protein, which produces MISATAVCALIFSASAAQAQQASGAVTLFNNVRVFDGKGTSLSEPTNVLVRGNLIETISRTPISVDRSATTTIVDGGGRTLMPGLIDNHWHAMLARATPAQAFGDVGYNNLMAGDEATDTLMRGFTTVRDVGGPVFGLKHAIDEGIVKGPRIYPSGAIITITSGHGDFRQLTDLPRTIGGMLTRMEQVGGSIVADSPDEVRVRTREQLMQGASQVKLTAGGGVSSPFSPIDVTTFTEPELRAAVEAAENWGTYVAAHAFTSAAIRGAIAAGVKCIEHGFLMDEATAKLIAEKGVWLSLQPLPEDLRLGFPVGSVQRAKADEVWPGIARTYELAKKYKIKTAWGTDVLFSRALAQQQGAILASLVRWYTPAEALAMATSTNAELLALSGKRNPYPGKLGVVEQGALADLLLVDGNPLDNINLIADPANNFKVIMKDGKIYKNTLTK
- a CDS encoding LamB/YcsF family protein, yielding MTTIDLNCDLGEGFGAWEMGNDAAMIELATSVNVACGFHAGDADIMRHTVELAKARGVSVGAHPGYRDLHGFGRRPMPGLKSSEIENLIAYQIGALQAIATAAGYKVTHVKAHGAISNVACEDDMTAKAIANGIKAVDPNLIFVVLANSKLVQAGEAADLPMVHEVFADRAYEDNGSLVSRKKPGAVLHDAKEIADRVVRMVQDGAVVSVTGKVIKMRTDTVCIHGDTPGAVEIGRGVRQALKNAGIDVAPFKVKPA
- a CDS encoding biotin-dependent carboxyltransferase family protein, with the translated sequence MSKLVIASIGPASSIQDGGRPGAQRYGLVPSGAMDRLALAAANALAGNEPFAAAVEVGPFGAKFTARGGAVRIALAGAPRNADIAGRSVASDTSATLADGETLTLGFARGGSFSYLAIEGGIAGEPMFGSLAVNARAGLGSPYPRPLQAGDELQTKAASGAPEQRIELPAVTDAPIRVVWGPQDDEFADETKKLFVDSEWKISATSDRMGYRLEGPVLRHLHGHNIVSDGAVNGSLQVPGNGQPIVLMPDRGTSGGYPKIATVISADFGRFAQIPAGRAFRFRAVSMAEAQVEARKFAELLRTLPERLRSIENVDLNIDALHDANVAGHAVSAVDAGTWHAVTLADIAGPD
- the pxpB gene encoding 5-oxoprolinase subunit PxpB codes for the protein MAATLPPPRLLPSGDSAITVEFSRNIDDAANRRVLALDRAMAAEPVTGVTETVPTYRSLLVHYDPVLIDFEKLGEKILTLAQRPAPAATATRRWRIPVVYGGEHGIDLEDVAKTLNTTPDEIVARHVAGDYRVAMIGFTPGWSYLSGLADSLHMPRRQNPRLLTPAGTISIGGVQTGVQCLAGPSGWHLLGQTAVRTYQLHRNPIFLLEPGDNVTFVSVDAKTFAEQDRAAEAGEFIAERIAS